AATTATTTTACTTTGTAATATGAAAATATAGCAATTATAAGACCTAATGCTGTACCTAGATTAAACTTAAATGCCAACATAAACGATATTTTGATAAAATTAAGGTCGATATTTATTGGACTACTCATTCCTATTGTTTGTTGGTATGAAAAAACTTGGACATACTTAGCAAGGAAGTCTCCAACAAATCCGCCTAAAAGAAGACCTACAATCAGCAAAAAAAACAACGTCCCCAATCCCTTGCTTCTCTTCATTCTCCCACTCCTTTTATTTATTTTCTATGATTTCACGTCGTTTTAAAACTTTTCCTTTTAATTATATCATAAATATAATGTATTTCGACACAATCTAATCTTTTTTTAATATGTTATTTATGGTAAAAAAAGCCCCCAACTGGGGGGCCCATCATCTAATCATTCATGGGATATAATTCCTTCTTGCTGTAACTAGTATGGAGTAAGTGATGAGATTTCTCACCAAGTGGACTTATTAAAAATTCCTCATACAGTTTCGTTATCATAGGATTTTTATGAGACTTTCTGATTGGCAAATCTTTATCAGCTTCATATATTGCATTCAATCTCTTGTTTCTTACCAATTCTTTTTCATTTGGATTGTGAATTGGCTGACCACCGCCCATTATACAACCACCGGGGCATCCCATGACTTCTATGAAGTGGTACTCTGCTTCACCATTTTTTATCTTATCTAATAATTTTTTTGCATTTCCTGTTCCATTTGCTATGGCCACTTTTATTTCTTTCCCGCCTATATTTATATTTGCTTCTCTTATTCCTTCTAATCCCCTTACTTCTTTGTACTCAAAATTTTCAATGTCTTTACCTTCAACAATATCAGCAACAGTTCTTAATGCTGCTTCCATAACGCCACCTGTTGCTCCAAATATTACACCAGCACCAGTTGATTCTCCAAGCGGATTGTCGTATTCGCTGTCAGGTAAGTTGACAAAGTCTATTCCAGATTGTTTTATCATACGTGCTAATTCTCTTGTAGTTAAAACAGCGTCAACGTCCTTCATACCATCTGTCATCATTTGCGGTCTGTCTATTTCATACTTCTTTGCTGTACACGGCATAATTGATACAACAAATATATCTTTCGGATCTATTCCTTCCTTTTCAGCAAAATAGCTCTTGATTATAGCACCCATCATCATATGAGGCGATTTGCATGTTGAAAGATTTTCAATAAATTCAGGATAATATCTTTCACAGTAATTTATCCACCCCGGACTGCAGGATGTTATCATAGGAAGCTTGCCGCCTTCATTAATCCTCTTTAAAAGCTCATTACCTTCTTCTATAATTGTTAAATCAGCAGCAAAGTCCGTATCAAACACTTTATCAAATCCTAATCTTTTCAAAGCTGACACCATTTTCCCTGTCACTATTGAACCATAAGGCAGTCCAAATTCTTCGCCAAGTGCAACTCTTACAGCTGGAGCAGTTTGAACCACAACATACTTTTTCTCATCTAAAAGCGCATCGTAAACCATTTTTGTGTGATCCTTTTCGTAAATAGCTCCAACAGGGCAAGCTTCAATGCATTGTCCACAGCTAATACATGGTGAATCATTCAAGCTTCTATCAAACGAAGGAGCAACAATTGTTTTAAATCCTCTATTGACCATACCAATTGCAAAAACATTTTGTACATTATTGCATGTAGCGACACATCTTCTGCACAAAACACATTTATTTGGATCCCTAACAATTGAAGGAGATGAATCATCTTTTGGATATTTTATATTTTCTCCCATAAACCTAATTTCATCAATTCCAAACTTTCTGCTTAATTCTTGCAATTCACAGTTTCCACTTCTAACACATGTCAGACAGCTTCTATCATGCGCAGATAATATCAACTCTAAGTTGGAACGCCTTGCTTCCCGTACGCGAGGTGTATTTGTGAAAATTTCCATTCCATCGCTAACGGGATAAACGCATGATGCTTGTAAATTTCTAACTCCTTTTATCTCAACTACACATAGTCTACATGCACCTATTTCGTTAATTTCTTCCAGATAACATAATGTGGGAATCTCAATATTCGCATATTTTGCAGCCTGTAATACTGTATAATTAGCAGGCACTTCTACAGGAATTCCATCTATAGTTATTCGAACTTTATCCATATTTCGCACTCCTTTCATTACTACTTCTTGTATATAGCATCAAATGGACACTTATCCATACATGTTCCGCATTTAATGCACTTATTTTGATCAATAACATGCGGCTGTTTTATTTTTCCTGAAATAGCATTTGTAGGACAGTTTTTAGCACATATTCCGCATCCTTTACACTTTTCAGGATCAATTCTAAATCTCAAAAGCGCCTGACACACACCAGCAGGACATCTCTTCTCTTTTATATGAGCCTCATATTCATCTCTGAAATACCTAAGCGTCGAAAGAACAGGGTTTGGTGCAGTCTGACCAAGTCCACATAGTGAAGATGCTTTTATGGAATTGGCAAGAGTTTCAAGTTTTTCAATGTCTCCCTCTTCACCCTTTCCAGATGTAATCTTATTTAGCAATTCAAGCATCCTTCTCGTACCTATACGGCAAGGTGAACATTTACCACATGATTCGTCAACTGTGAATTCTAGGAAGAATTTTGCTATATCGACCATGCAATTATCTTCATCCATCACAATAAGGCCGCCAGAACCCATCATTGATCCTATGCTTAAAAGCGAATCGTAATCAATAGGTGTGTCTAGATGCTCTGCTGGAATACATCCACCGGAAGGACCACCAGTCTGAGCTGCCTTAAACTTTTTACCGTTAGGAATTCCCCCACCTATTTCAAATATGATTTCGCGAAGCGTTGTACCCATAGGAATTTCTACTAATCCTGTGTTGTTTATCTTTCCGCCAAGAGCAAAAACTTTAGTACCCTTTGATTTTTCAGTTCCTATACTTGAGAACCATTCTGCACCTTTTAGTATAATTGCTGGAATGTTCGCATAAGTTTCAACATTGTTGATAATCGTCGGTTTCTCCCATACACCTTTTACAGCAGGGAATGGAGGTCTTGGTCTTGGTTCACCGCGTTTTCCCATAACAGAATTTAGAAGTGCTGTCTCTTCACCGCATACAAAAGCTCCTGCTCCAAGCCTTATTTCAATATCGAAGTCAAATCCTGTATTAAAAATATTTTTACCTAAAAGTC
The nucleotide sequence above comes from Thermoanaerobacterium sp. CMT5567-10. Encoded proteins:
- a CDS encoding DUF4321 domain-containing protein, which codes for MKRSKGLGTLFFLLIVGLLLGGFVGDFLAKYVQVFSYQQTIGMSSPINIDLNFIKISFMLAFKFNLGTALGLIIAIFSYYKVK
- a CDS encoding NADH-dependent [FeFe] hydrogenase, group A6; this translates as MDKVRITIDGIPVEVPANYTVLQAAKYANIEIPTLCYLEEINEIGACRLCVVEIKGVRNLQASCVYPVSDGMEIFTNTPRVREARRSNLELILSAHDRSCLTCVRSGNCELQELSRKFGIDEIRFMGENIKYPKDDSSPSIVRDPNKCVLCRRCVATCNNVQNVFAIGMVNRGFKTIVAPSFDRSLNDSPCISCGQCIEACPVGAIYEKDHTKMVYDALLDEKKYVVVQTAPAVRVALGEEFGLPYGSIVTGKMVSALKRLGFDKVFDTDFAADLTIIEEGNELLKRINEGGKLPMITSCSPGWINYCERYYPEFIENLSTCKSPHMMMGAIIKSYFAEKEGIDPKDIFVVSIMPCTAKKYEIDRPQMMTDGMKDVDAVLTTRELARMIKQSGIDFVNLPDSEYDNPLGESTGAGVIFGATGGVMEAALRTVADIVEGKDIENFEYKEVRGLEGIREANINIGGKEIKVAIANGTGNAKKLLDKIKNGEAEYHFIEVMGCPGGCIMGGGQPIHNPNEKELVRNKRLNAIYEADKDLPIRKSHKNPMITKLYEEFLISPLGEKSHHLLHTSYSKKELYPMND
- the nuoF gene encoding NADH-quinone oxidoreductase subunit NuoF, whose protein sequence is MLYRSHVMVCGGTGCTSSNSDRIAKCFEEEIANKGLDKEIQVVRTGCFGLCELGPVVVVYPEGVFYSRVKEEYVPEIVEEHLLKGRIVKKYLYGESVTEEGIKPLEETGFFKKQQRVALRNCGLINPEDIKEAIAFDGYKALAKVLTEMTPEEVISEIKKSGLRGRGGGGFPTGVKWEFAYNQKETPKYVVCNADEGDPGAFMDRSVLEGDPHSVLEAMAIAGYAIGANHGYIYVRAEYPLAVKRLQIAIDQAREYGLLGKNIFNTGFDFDIEIRLGAGAFVCGEETALLNSVMGKRGEPRPRPPFPAVKGVWEKPTIINNVETYANIPAIILKGAEWFSSIGTEKSKGTKVFALGGKINNTGLVEIPMGTTLREIIFEIGGGIPNGKKFKAAQTGGPSGGCIPAEHLDTPIDYDSLLSIGSMMGSGGLIVMDEDNCMVDIAKFFLEFTVDESCGKCSPCRIGTRRMLELLNKITSGKGEEGDIEKLETLANSIKASSLCGLGQTAPNPVLSTLRYFRDEYEAHIKEKRCPAGVCQALLRFRIDPEKCKGCGICAKNCPTNAISGKIKQPHVIDQNKCIKCGTCMDKCPFDAIYKK